The genomic region AAGTTCATAATGATACCTTCGCTTATCAAGAACCAATTCTTATAGGGGCAATATGCAATGGAAAGTATTATGGAGGTGGCTTCAATATATGTCCTGATGCATTGTTGGATGATGGTTATTTTGATATTACCCTAATTAAAGGAATACATCGTCTTTCTGTTCCTAGACATTTGTTTTTAATAGCGATTGGTAAATTAAATAAATCAAACAGTGTAACAATGACAAAACAAAAGGAAATTATTGTACACTCAAAAAGTGAAGTGAATATGGATGGAGAAGTATATCCTGCTGGGGAATATCATCTTACGTTGATTCCTAAGGGCATCTATATTGTAAAAGGATAAATAAATGAAAAATAGAAGTCAATTAGTATTAGAATGGTACTGTATTCATCAAAGAATTCTCCCTTGGAGAGAAAATAAAAATCCTTATTATATATGGATTAGTGAAATTATGTTACAACAAACAAAAGTTGAAACAGTAAAACCATATTTCAAACGCTTTATACAACAATTACCTACCTTACTAGATTTAGCGAATTGTCATGAAGATGATTTGATGAAATTATGGCAAGGCTTAGGATATTATCGAAGAGTTCTTAATATGCAAAAAGCTGCAATCTTATGTGTAAAAGAATATGATGGTAAATTACCAAACAATTATCAACAATTATTAACGTTACCTGGCATTGGAAATTATACAGCCGGAGCTATTGCATCTATTGCATATAATGAAGAAGTATATGCAATTGATGGAAATGTCTTGCGTATTTATAGTCGATTACATGATCTTCATGAAGACATAATGGCATTAAAAACAAAGAAAATAATTGAACAATATGTAAGTGAAGACATGAATAATCAAATGGGAGATTATAATCAAGCTTTAATGGACATTGGGGCAACTATTTGTACACCACTATCACCTAAATGTAAGGACTGTCCTATATCTTCTACATGTCTTGCATATAAACAAAATACAGTTCAATTATTGCCAATAAAAAAGCGAAAAAAGAAAGCTAGTGAACATACTTATACTATTATTATCCATCAATATAAAGATAAGGTTTTATTACATCGCCGTGATAAAGATGGATTACTTGCTAATCTTTATGAATTTGAAACCATTAAAGAAGAGATGGTATTAAGTGAGCCATATATTTCTTTAGGAAGTTATAAACATATATTTAGTCACCAAATATGGAATATGCAAGGATATTTAGTAGAACATGATTATGAAATAGAAAAAGAAGATTTCTTTTGGGTAACTTATCAAGAGATGATAGATAAATATAGTATACCTGGAGCTTTTTTACCATTTGTTCAAAGAATAACAGAAAGAAGAGAAAAACATGCTACCTAAAATAAGAAAAGCAATGAAAGAATTTTTAAGTCAAGAGGGATCTTTGCATCGTTCTTCTTTAAGTTATAGTTTTTTATTAGCTATTTTTCCTGCATTAATCGTTATTATTATACTTTTTCAAAATGAGTTATTGGATATTGAAAGAGTATCTACATTTATGTATCATTATTTACCTCAAGATATTATGGAACCTTTTATAGAATATATTTTAGATGCTGATTATTCAAATATATATACTGTTATTGTTACCTTAGGAACTACTATTTTTCTAGCAAGTCGTAGTTTTTATACATTTATGTTAATTAGTGCAAATAAAGAAAAGTTTGTTACTCGTTCTTTTATTATTCGTATAAAAGCTATTTTATTGTTTTTAGGGTTTATTATTTCTATCGGGCTTATGGGACTGTTTGCCCATCTTTTCCCTTTTTATCAATCGATACATTTAGTGATAATGATATTTATTGTTTTCTATTTATTTTATCGCATGTTATCTTTTGAAGTTAGACCAATTCAATATGGTTTAGTAGGGGCTGTTTTTACAACGATAGGAGTTGTTTGTATTGGAGCATTATTTCTAACGATTGTACAGGCAGTAAGTAGATATCAAACATTATATGGACCACTAGCAAGTATTCTTATTATGATGTTATCGATTCATGTTATTTCAGGAACTATTTATTTTGGATATTGTTTAAATCATGCTTATGATTTTCATTATAAAGAACATCAATTTAAAAACAAACATATGTATGATAAATTAGAACAGTATTATCAAAAAGTAAGATCATTGGTTAAAAGATAAAAGTAAGAACATACTAATAACGGTGATAAAATGAAAAAGAACAGTTATTGGTATCAAAATATAAAGAAAGAAAACTTTTCTAGCATCTCAGATGATTTATATATTGATATTCTTATTATTGGTGGTGGGATAACCGGTATATTATTAGCTTATTATTTAAAGGATAGTCCTTTTCGAATAGTAGTAATAGAAAAAAATGAATTTGGTAGTGATATGACAGGAAGTAGCACAGGAAAACTATCGGTGTTACAAGGATTGATTTATCAAGAGATTTCTAGTAAGTATCAAGAACAAGATGCTTTGCTTTATTATCAAAGTCATCTAGATGCTCTTTTACAAGCAAAAACTATTATTGAAAAAGAACATATTGAATGTGATTTTCAACAATTAGATCATTTTATTTATACAAACGAAAAGCAAAATATAGCTAAAATAGAAAAAGAAAAAGCATTCTTTATAAAAAATAATATACCAATCCTAACGAATCTACCTAAAGATTTAAAAGCATTGTGTGGTTTTGGCCTATCCAATCAAGCATGTTTTCATCCCCTAAAATACATTTATGCTTTAATTAATATTTGTCAAAAACATGGAATAGAGTTTTATGAAAAAACTTGTGCATATTCAATCAAACAAGAAAATCTTATGCAAGAAATAGTAGTAAATAATCATAAAGTTAGTGCCACGCATACCATTGTTGCCTCTAGATATCCATTAAACATAGGCTTTCATACTCTAACCCCAATGTTAAATCAATCAATTACTTACTTAAGTACCAGTAAATCAAAACAAATTAATTATCAATCAAATTGTATAGATGATAATGCACTAACGAAACGTCCTATTCATAATGGTTTATTAGTAGGTGGTTTTGGACATGATGTGGGTGATAAAGAAAAAATGAATCAAGATATTCAAAAGCAATTACAGATGTTTCATAAAGAAGATATCGATGTTTTTTGGTCAGGACAAGATTGTATGAGCGGTCGAATTCTTCCTTATATTGGTTACTATTTTCACCAAGAAAGCTACTGTTATGTGGCTACAGGATTTAACAAATGGGGGATGACCTCCAGCCATCTGGCTGCTAAACTAATTAGTGATCTTATCTTACATAAGAAAAACAGATATCTTTCATTATATAATCCCTTACATCATCGTCATAGTTTAACCAAACAATCTTTAAAAAGATTAATTCGTCATAGTTATTTAGGATATATAAACTATCGTTTTGTAACAACAAAACAAGACCATCAATTAATTGATGGAAAAGTAGGTTGGTATAATGGAAAATATTTTGGTCTTGCATTTGATGAACAAAAATGTTTATATAAGATAAACCCTATTTGTTCGCACTTAAAAGGAATGTTAACTTTTAATTGCATTGATCGCACATGGGATTGTATTTGCCATGGCTCTAGATTTCATATTGATGGTTCCGTTTACAAGGGGCCTAGTCAGGAAAACTTAGAAGTTTATTCAAAGGAAGGGGAAGACATGAAAATAACATATATTACATTAGATCAAATTGACTTTCAAGAAGTAGACTATCGAACTAGTTTATATGAATCAGTAAAAAGAAAAGGTATTACAATACCTATAAAAGCAAGTATTATTCATAATCGATATTATTGTAAAGATGGAAATAAACGCTTATCTATCATCAAACGACTTAAAAAAGAAGGAATTGATAAAAAGATAGCAGTAATTGCAACCAATGATGGTAGTACACGTTCAAGTGAATGTTGGAATCCAAGAAATACACACTAACTGTAGCAATGCTACAGTTATTTTTTTAAAATAAATGTGACCAAAATAAAAATAGAAACGTGTTATAAGTGAGGAGGTTTCGTTATGCAACAAAATAGAGATTCTAACATTTCTGTACTTTATGATAAATATGCAGATATGTTATATAGAATTTCTCGTTCTATATTACTTTCAAATGAAGATGCACAAGATACAATCCAAGAAGTTTTTACTATCTATATTACTAAATTACCAACTCATAAAGATGAAGAACATGAAAAAGCCTGGTTTATTAAGGTAACAATCAATAAGTGTAGAGACTTGCAAAGAAAAAGAAAACTGCGTAGTTATGTTAGTTTAGATAGTGTTCTTGAACCAGTATGGGAAGAAGTAAAAACGGATTCAATTTATGATGATGTTATTACCCTTCCAGAAAAATATAAAATAGTAATACTTTTACATTACTATGAATCAATGAGTGTTTTAGAAATAGCGAAAACATTGCATGTATCGCCATCATCAATAAAAATGCGATTACTTCGGGGTCGTAACTTATTAAAAGAAAAACTAAAAGCAAAGGAGAAGGAAAATGATTGATAAAAAATCAAAAGAAGCATATGATGCTATTCATTTAGACGAATCATTTAAATATAAAATCGAATCTTTAGAAGCAAAACAATCAAATTCTTACTTATATTCCAAAAGATTAGCTTTTGTCTTTGTTCTTTTATTATGTTGCACTACCATCCTAGTTCATCAAACAAACAATACAGCCCCTATTCTTACTCAAGTATTGGATAGCAGTGGGGAGATAAGAACGATTTCTAATGAAATACAAGTTGAATTTTATTTAGAAATAACAGATGTTGTTAGTCTTAGTGTTAGTGATGGATATATTATGGATGAAGTTGGGAATGAAGTAGTTGATTTGAAAGAAAGTAATATCTTAAAATGGACAATTGATGGATATGAATATACGGAATCTTTCTACTTATTTGTTCAATATGATAATCAAACAGATAAGTATATGTTAAGTCAAAATGAGAATTTTGAATGGATTATAGAAAGAGGAAATGAATGAAAAAATTAGTAAAAGGTTTAATGGCATTTGTATTAATGGTTACTTTAGTTGGTTGTGGAAATCAAGGAGTAGCAGGACCTAGTGGTTCCTTAGAAGAAATAGTAGAGTCTATGTATGAACAAAAACCGGTAGAATTTGCAGTTGGAACAGTTCCTATGGACATTATGAATGATAATGCAATGTTATTATCTTATACAGGTTTAGCTAGTAATGAACTTATTGAAGAGGTATTAGTTTCAGAGTCGATGATGGGTTCTCAAGCTTATTCTATCGTATTAGTAAGAGTAAAAGATGCTAGTGATACAGCCAGTGTAGCCGAAGAAATGAAAGCAGGAATTGATCCAAGAAAGTGGATTTGTGTTGAAGCAGATGATATGCAAGTCGTAGCAGCAAATGATGTTGTTTTATTAGCGATGATGTCTAGTGAGTTTAGTGAGATGATTACTTCTCAAGATTTTGTAGATATGTTTCGTGAATTAAGCGGTGGATTAGACATCGAATTATAATAGAGATAATAGCAGCCTTTTGGCTGCTATTTTAGAGGTGAAAAATGTTATTTTCTAGTATCACTTTTTTATATTATTTTATGCCAATTATGTTTGGTATTTATTATTTATTGCCTCATAAGTATAAGAATTGTTTTTTATTGGTTGCTAGTTTGTTTTTTTATGGATGGCAGGAACCTAAATATCTTTTTATTATGTTGTTTTCTATTGTTAATTCTTACTATTTTGGATTACTTATTGAAAAGAATAAGAATATCTTTTATAGAAAGGTTGTTTTAGTGATTTCTTGTATTTCTAGTTTAGGATTATTAATATATTTTAAATATATTCATTTCATTGTAGAACAACTTATTTTATTTTTTAAATTAGAAATACCTTTATTACAAGTAGCACTCCCTGTAGGAATTAGCTTTTTTACGTTTCAAACAATAAGTTATACAATCGATGTTTATCGTCAAGATGTCAAAGCATCGAAAAGTCTTATTAATTATGCAACCTATGTAAGTATGTTTCCTCAATTAATTGCTGGACCAATTGTTCGATATGAAAATATAGAAGTGTTATTAAAAAATAGAAATATTTTTATTTCTCAAATATATGATGGAGTTTGTCGTTTTTTAATCGGTTTAGCTAAAAAAGTTATAATCGCTAATAACTTAGCTTTATTATGTCAAAACGTCATTGTTTTAGATCATAGTAGTGTTTTAATGTATTGGTTATATGCAATCGGTTTTAGTTTACAAATATATTTTGATTTTTCAGGTTATAGTGATATGGCAATAGGGTTAGGTAAGATGTTGGGCTTTGAGTTTTTAGAAAACTTCAAATATCCTTTTGTTTCAAGTAGTATTACTGAATTTTGGAGAAGATGGCATATTTCTTTAGGGAATTGGTTTCGTGATTATGTATATATTCCTTTAGGTGGAAATCGTCATGGAATCAAAAAAACATTATTTCATATTGTATTAGTATGGGCTTTAACAGGATTGTGGCATGGAGCAGCCTATCAGTTTATTTTATGGGGAATAATGTTTGCAGTTTTATTGATTTTTGAAAAGTTATTTTTATTGGAATATTTAGAAAAAATACCGAGATGGATGGGAAGAATATATACTTTGTTCTTTGTTTCCATTAGTTTTGTTATCTTTAATGCTAGTGATATTGGACAAGCATTTCTATATATAAAGGGGATGTTTTCATTTGGAATGATACCATTTGTTAACGAAGTTTCTCTTTATTATTTATCTAGTTATTTTTATATTATTATTATTGCAATGGTGGGAGCAACCCCTTTGGTAAGTAGTATCACTGTTTCTATAACAAAGAGATTTAAGTTATATTGGTTAGAACCATTGGTATTATTCATGTTATTAATAGGATGTACTGCTTATTTAGTAGATAGTTCTTTTAATCCATTTTTATATTTTAGATTTTAAGGAGTCATTATGAAAAAAAACATAAAAAAAAGAAATCTAACCATCACTTTACTTGTTTGGTCACTATTAAGTATATGTAATGTTCTCTATCCAACAATCAATATATCACTGCAAGAACGTAGGTTACTAAAAACCTTTCCAAATTTATCATTATCTACTATTTTATCAGGTAACTTTATGGATAGCTTTGAAAACTATGCAACTGATCAGTTTATTTATAGAGACACTTTTAGAATGATAAAAGCAAATATTAATTTTAATATATTACAAGTAAATGATAATAATGGTTATATTTATGATCAAGGATATCTTCATAAAATGAATTATCCAACAAATAATGCTTCTATTTATTATGCTACTAACTTATTTACTACTATTTATAATTCATATTTAGAAGATAGTGATGTTCAAATATATAGTAGTGTTATTTATGATAAAGGTTATTATATGAGTGATGATTATTTAAAAATGGAATATCAGCAGTGTAGTGATCAAATAAAAGAATGGATGAGTTATAGTGAATATATTGAGATTAATACTTTTTTAGAGTTATCAGATTACTATTATACAGATAGTCATTGGAAACAAGAAAATATAGTAGATCTAGCAAATTATTTATTATCTTCGATGGATAGTTTAGAATATCATCACTATAACCAAACTTCATTAGGGGAGTTTAATGGAGTCTATTATGGCCAAATAGGATTACAGCAAGGAGAAGATGAATTAATTTACTTATCTAATGATATCTTAGATGAATGTGTAGTTCAAAATATAGAATCAAGTAGTTCTACTACCATATATGATAAAGAAAAATTACAAGGTCTTGATGCATATGATTTCTATTTATCAGGGGCTAGCCCTTTGATAGAAATAGATAATCCAAATGCAACGAGTCAAAAAGAATTAGTTATCTTTCGAGATTCTTTTACAAGTAGCTTAGCTCCATTATTAATCCAATCTTATCAAAAAATAACCTTAATAGACTTACGTTATATGAATAGTAATACACTTGATCATTATATTACTTTTGATAATCAAGATGTACTATTTATTTATAGCACCTTAGTCTTAAATGATAGTGCAACATTAAAATAGAGGCATATTTAATTATGCCTCTATTTCTTATAATTTTTGTTTTGCAATAGTTTGTAATTCACTAGATAACTCAATAAGTTCCATTACTTGTAATGACGATTCTTCTGGTAATGCTGCTAAAATTGTTTCAATCTGTTGTTTTCTTTTTTCTCTATTTTCAATAAATTGTTGATAAAGTTCCATTAAATGTTCTTGATCATCATAGAGAGGTAATAGTAATTGTTTAATTTCTTGAATAGATAATCCGTTTTTTAAATAATATACTAATAACATTTGGACTATTTGATGTTTCGTATAAGTCTTACCTTTTACTCGATCAATTAAATCTTCTTTACTATAGTTGTTAATCATTGTTTTTGTTAGAATTTTATCATCTGGAGATTGTTTGTGATTTTGAAGCTTATCATCTAACAAATGAATGATTTGATCCATATATAATGGAATATCTGGTATTTCTTCTAAAGTTAGTATGTCTTTCATTTATATCACCTCAACTTCATTGTATCACTAATCTTGAATATTACAAGTTATAGTTGACAATAACAGTTAATATAATATAATAAATACATAAAGTAGTATTAGATACTACATAAGGAGGTTAACTATGAAATCATGTAATGCAATGGATCCGATAAGTTTTTTAACGCACTTTTGTGCTGGGATTGGATCAATAGTAGTCACTATTATTTTTGCTTTGAAGGCATTTTTAGGAGCAACTAGTATTGAGATAGGAATTGGTGCTTTGGTTTTTGGTTGTAGTGCCACTTGTTTATATTTTACAAGTAGTCTTTATCATTACTATCAAGGAGAAGCTACAAATACAATCAAATTATTTTTAAGAAAATTAGATCATGGGATGATTTATATCTTTATTGCAGGTTCCTATACACCTTTTATTATTGCTTATTTAAATGATGATAAAAGATTAGTGTTTGGTCTATTTATTTGGGGGATTGCATTATTAGGTGTTTTATTAAAGGTTTTTTGGTTGGATATGCCAAGGGTTGTTTATACTTCTTTTTATTTATTGATGGGATGGCTTATTGTTTTTGATCTTCCTAGTTTTATGTTAATGGATAAGGGATGTTTTATGTTAATGGCTTTAGGTGGTATTAGTTATACGGTAGGAGCTTTGATTTATATATTAAAAAAACCAAATTTAGGGAATATGTTTGGTTTTCATGAGATATTTCATGTTTTTATTATGATTGGTACATTCTTTCAATTTTTAGCTGTTTACTTTTTTGTGTTATAGAAATAGTTTGGAAAATAGGATGATTTGTTGTATAATTCACAATAGGTAGGTGAATGTATGAAAAAATTTGTAATTGATAAAAAAAGTATTGTTTTCTATCTTATTTCAATAATAGGTATCTTGGTGGTAGATCAACTAACAAAAGTGATCGTAGAAGCTTCTATGCAACTAGCAAGTTCTCATACTATTATTGATAAATTCTTCTACTTTACATATGCACAAAATAAAGGTGCAGCTTGGAGTATGTTAGAAGGTCATGTTTCATTATTTATTTTAATTGGCTTTGTAGCAGGAATAGGGATGATATTTTATTTTTTAAAAACAAAAGAAAATGAGATATTAACACGTTTTGGACTAGTTTTAGCTTTTGCTGGGATGATTGGGAATGTGATAGATAGAGTTCGTTTAGGTTATGTTGTGGATTTTATTGATTTTATTATTTTGGGATATGATTTTCCTATTTTTAATGTTGCAGATATGGCATTGGTAATAGGGTTAGGATTAGTTATATTAGAAGTGTTATTGGAAGGAAGAAATAATGGATAAAATTATTATTGAAATTGAAGAAGAATTAGGACGTATGGACAAAGTGATTGCTGAATATTTAGAAGATATGTCTCGTACGCAAATCCAAGATTGGATTGGAAATGGCCATGTTATTGTAAATGGTAAAGTAGAAAAAGCAAGTTATAAGGTAAAGGTTAGTGATGTTATTGAAATTGATATTCCAGAACCGGAACCAATGGATGTAGAAGCACAAGATATTCCGTTAGATGTTGTATATGAAGATAGCGATGTTATTGTTGTTAATAAACCAACAGGGATGATTGTTCATCCTTCAGCGGGTGTTATCAAAGATACGTTAGTGAATGCTTTATTATATCATTGTGATGATTTATCAGGTATTAATGGAGTAATGAGACCTGGTATTGTACACCGTATTGATAAAGAAACTAGTGGATTAATTGTAGTGGCTAAAAATGATAACGCTCATCGTGTTTTATCAGAACAATTAAAAGATCATACGATGACTAGAAGATACATGGCTTTAGTACATGGATCAATTCCTCATGAGCATGGTAAAATTGATGCTCCAATAGGAAGAGATAATAAAGATCGTCAAAAAATGGCTGTTACAAAAGCAAATAGTAAAGAAGCAGTAACTAATTTCCGTGTTATTGCAAGATATAAAGATATGTCTTTAGTAGAATGTCGTTTAGAAACAGGTAGAACACATCAAATTCGTGTTCATTTAAATTATATTGGATATCCAGTATTTGGAGATCCTAAATATGGTCATCGTCGTGATGATGTTTCTAATGGACAATTCTTACATGCTAAGATATTAGGGTTTATTCACCCTACAACAAATGAATATATGGAGTTTGATAGTGAATTACCAGATTTTTTTGAAAGTAAATTGGAGGAACTGGAGGGGTTATAATGAGTACTGTCATTAGTTGGGATGAATATTTTATGTCGGTAGCAAAATTATCGGCTTATCGTTCGAAAGATCCTAATACGCAAGTAGGTTGTTGTATTGTAAATGCATCAAATAAAATAGTAGGGGTTGGTTATAATGGACTTCCATGGGGTTGTGAGGATGATGAGTATCCTTGGCAAGAACGTGATGGTCAATTGCAAGAAACAAAATATCCTTATGTTGTTCATGCTGAATTAAACGCTATTTTAAACAGTACTACCTCTTTAAGTGGTTGTAGACTATATGTTTCCTTGTTCCCTTGTCATGAATGTGTCAAAGCTATTATTCAATCAGGTATTGTAGAAATAGTATTTGAAGATGATAAGTATAATGGAACAGATAGTGATATTGCGGCTAAAAGAATGCTTGCAAGCTCTAAAGTTACCTATCGAAAAATAAAAACACCAGGTATAAAACTAGAAATGTAATGTTTCTGGTTTTTTGTTTTGGGTAAAATAAAAGTAGGAATAGAATTCCTACTTGCTTAGTGCTTCTTTTACACGTTTATAACTAGTTAGATTATTTTTAGTAACTTTTACCAAAATATTCATACCGTATTTTTTTGCTAATTCAATTGCTACTTGTTCACTAGTAGCACTAGTACCACGAGGGATTTTAATCTTTAAACTTTTTTGCATATTAGCTAAGTATTGTAAACAAGCATATCTAGATAAAATACCTGCACAAATAATACCAATATGACGTGTTTCCCCTTTGGGGTCAAATGTTAGATCTTTTACAACGATTACTTCTCCTTTTAAATAATTAAAATATGTTTTAGGAGAAACAAACTGACTAATTGCTTTACATGCAACAGGTAATTGTAATTTCTGCATTACATTCGTAATTGCTTGATTATATAATTTTGCCTTAATTGTTGCTAAGTTATTTCCTTCGCTAGCCATTTGATTATAATGAGAATTATCTAACATCAATAAACTATAAATAACACGATCTTTTATTTCTCTAGCCAATGTAATAATTTCTTGATCTGTACAATCTTTTGAATCTTTTAACCCGATGCTCATTAGCCAATCGAAATCCCTTTCGTCAACATAACAAGAAACAACACAAAGAGGGCCAAAAAAATCACCAGAACCTGATTCCTCACAACCAATATGGCTATGAGAATAAAAATAACTATTATTTGAACTCTGATCAGTTACTGGAGAATATTTTAAATTGTCAGAAGCAAGAGGAAAATTGAAAATAGATTTATTTAACAATGGTATCCCTCCTTAATCTACTATTAATATTATAGCACGTTGTAAAGAATTTTGACAGTATAAATTACTTTTGTTAAGATAGAAAAGGGTGAAAATATGGAAAATTTTAGAAATTTAGTAACGATTGATTATATTTTATTAGCTATAATCATGTTTTTTGCAATTTCCGGTTTAAAAAAAGGATTTGTTTTATGTATATATAATTTTTGTTGTACCCTGTTTTGTCTAGTCTTTGCGTATGTTTGTTGTAATACAAACAATGGTTTTTTAAGTATTTTAGAGAATAACGAGATTATTAGACAATTTGAAGGATTCACAAAAACACTTATTTTATTTATCATTTTCTTTGTGATCTTATCACTTTTAACAAAAGTGATAAGTATCGTAGTTAGACCAATAATAGATGGAATAGTAAAACATGTTATTATTATTAAACAATTAAATCAAATATTAGGTTTATTAATAGGGACAGTCCGTGGTATTATTTATGCATATATGATAGTGATAGTTTTGTTATTACAAAACTCGCAAGTCATACAAGATAGTGTAGTAACAAATATGGTAATAGAATTAGTGCCTCTCTATGGTGAGGTATTATTAGAGATGTTAGGATAAGGATGAAAGTTATGAATAAAGTGTATAAGACATTAGAATTTGATCAAATAAAGAACTTAGTGCAAGGATATTGTGTTAGTGAACAAGGAAAACAACATATAGCATCATTGTGTCCATTTGATAATAAAGATGAATTAGAAGAACAATTCTTATTTCTAAAAGATGCAATGAACTTAATAAGATTATATGGTCGTTTCCCACTTAGTTCTTTTTATTCTATTACTACTTCTTTAGAAGTTACTAAAAAAGAGGGTACTTTAAGTGGTGATAAAGTAAATGGAATACGCTATCAATTACAAAATATTAGCGAATTAAAAAGTTTTGTAGAAGATAAAGAAAATCAGTCTACTGTGTTAGTTAAATATATACAAGAGACATACTGTCCTACTACTTTATATCAAATGATTATCAAATGTATCGATTCTAACGGTGTAGTGCAAGATAATGCATCTAGTGAACTAAGATCAATTCGTCGCTCTATTCAGGCTTATGAAGCAAATATACGTACTAAAATAACAGAATTACAAGCAAAGTATCGAGACTACTTATCACAAGAAACAACTTCTATTCGTAATGATCACTATGTACTTC from Tannockella kyphosi harbors:
- the mutY gene encoding A/G-specific adenine glycosylase, which produces MKNRSQLVLEWYCIHQRILPWRENKNPYYIWISEIMLQQTKVETVKPYFKRFIQQLPTLLDLANCHEDDLMKLWQGLGYYRRVLNMQKAAILCVKEYDGKLPNNYQQLLTLPGIGNYTAGAIASIAYNEEVYAIDGNVLRIYSRLHDLHEDIMALKTKKIIEQYVSEDMNNQMGDYNQALMDIGATICTPLSPKCKDCPISSTCLAYKQNTVQLLPIKKRKKKASEHTYTIIIHQYKDKVLLHRRDKDGLLANLYEFETIKEEMVLSEPYISLGSYKHIFSHQIWNMQGYLVEHDYEIEKEDFFWVTYQEMIDKYSIPGAFLPFVQRITERREKHAT
- a CDS encoding YihY/virulence factor BrkB family protein; the protein is MLPKIRKAMKEFLSQEGSLHRSSLSYSFLLAIFPALIVIIILFQNELLDIERVSTFMYHYLPQDIMEPFIEYILDADYSNIYTVIVTLGTTIFLASRSFYTFMLISANKEKFVTRSFIIRIKAILLFLGFIISIGLMGLFAHLFPFYQSIHLVIMIFIVFYLFYRMLSFEVRPIQYGLVGAVFTTIGVVCIGALFLTIVQAVSRYQTLYGPLASILIMMLSIHVISGTIYFGYCLNHAYDFHYKEHQFKNKHMYDKLEQYYQKVRSLVKR
- a CDS encoding FAD-dependent oxidoreductase; protein product: MKKNSYWYQNIKKENFSSISDDLYIDILIIGGGITGILLAYYLKDSPFRIVVIEKNEFGSDMTGSSTGKLSVLQGLIYQEISSKYQEQDALLYYQSHLDALLQAKTIIEKEHIECDFQQLDHFIYTNEKQNIAKIEKEKAFFIKNNIPILTNLPKDLKALCGFGLSNQACFHPLKYIYALINICQKHGIEFYEKTCAYSIKQENLMQEIVVNNHKVSATHTIVASRYPLNIGFHTLTPMLNQSITYLSTSKSKQINYQSNCIDDNALTKRPIHNGLLVGGFGHDVGDKEKMNQDIQKQLQMFHKEDIDVFWSGQDCMSGRILPYIGYYFHQESYCYVATGFNKWGMTSSHLAAKLISDLILHKKNRYLSLYNPLHHRHSLTKQSLKRLIRHSYLGYINYRFVTTKQDHQLIDGKVGWYNGKYFGLAFDEQKCLYKINPICSHLKGMLTFNCIDRTWDCICHGSRFHIDGSVYKGPSQENLEVYSKEGEDMKITYITLDQIDFQEVDYRTSLYESVKRKGITIPIKASIIHNRYYCKDGNKRLSIIKRLKKEGIDKKIAVIATNDGSTRSSECWNPRNTH
- a CDS encoding RNA polymerase sigma factor translates to MQQNRDSNISVLYDKYADMLYRISRSILLSNEDAQDTIQEVFTIYITKLPTHKDEEHEKAWFIKVTINKCRDLQRKRKLRSYVSLDSVLEPVWEEVKTDSIYDDVITLPEKYKIVILLHYYESMSVLEIAKTLHVSPSSIKMRLLRGRNLLKEKLKAKEKEND
- a CDS encoding MBOAT family O-acyltransferase, which produces MLFSSITFLYYFMPIMFGIYYLLPHKYKNCFLLVASLFFYGWQEPKYLFIMLFSIVNSYYFGLLIEKNKNIFYRKVVLVISCISSLGLLIYFKYIHFIVEQLILFFKLEIPLLQVALPVGISFFTFQTISYTIDVYRQDVKASKSLINYATYVSMFPQLIAGPIVRYENIEVLLKNRNIFISQIYDGVCRFLIGLAKKVIIANNLALLCQNVIVLDHSSVLMYWLYAIGFSLQIYFDFSGYSDMAIGLGKMLGFEFLENFKYPFVSSSITEFWRRWHISLGNWFRDYVYIPLGGNRHGIKKTLFHIVLVWALTGLWHGAAYQFILWGIMFAVLLIFEKLFLLEYLEKIPRWMGRIYTLFFVSISFVIFNASDIGQAFLYIKGMFSFGMIPFVNEVSLYYLSSYFYIIIIAMVGATPLVSSITVSITKRFKLYWLEPLVLFMLLIGCTAYLVDSSFNPFLYFRF
- a CDS encoding DHHW family protein, with translation MKKNIKKRNLTITLLVWSLLSICNVLYPTINISLQERRLLKTFPNLSLSTILSGNFMDSFENYATDQFIYRDTFRMIKANINFNILQVNDNNGYIYDQGYLHKMNYPTNNASIYYATNLFTTIYNSYLEDSDVQIYSSVIYDKGYYMSDDYLKMEYQQCSDQIKEWMSYSEYIEINTFLELSDYYYTDSHWKQENIVDLANYLLSSMDSLEYHHYNQTSLGEFNGVYYGQIGLQQGEDELIYLSNDILDECVVQNIESSSSTTIYDKEKLQGLDAYDFYLSGASPLIEIDNPNATSQKELVIFRDSFTSSLAPLLIQSYQKITLIDLRYMNSNTLDHYITFDNQDVLFIYSTLVLNDSATLK
- a CDS encoding DUF1836 domain-containing protein, giving the protein MKDILTLEEIPDIPLYMDQIIHLLDDKLQNHKQSPDDKILTKTMINNYSKEDLIDRVKGKTYTKHQIVQMLLVYYLKNGLSIQEIKQLLLPLYDDQEHLMELYQQFIENREKRKQQIETILAALPEESSLQVMELIELSSELQTIAKQKL